The stretch of DNA aaaatagaaggtgaacaCCGTTTGAATTGCATACTTAGAATGGTGTGAATTGGTTGTCTAGTGCTTGAATTTGATCTGTAGAGATTTTTGCTTCCTTTGCATATTTGTCAAATTGAAATGGCACATGCTTAACACTTTTGGTAAATAGTGTGGGGAAACTCACACTCTTCGATTGGCTACACCCTTGAATCACTTGACCAATCAATTGATAGAGTAACATAACTATttttggcacttaaatgattagGGTTTAGATcgtgaattgcttgaggacaagcaataGTTTAAGtatggaaactttgataagcgccaaaaaTAGTCATAGAAAGGGTCTAAATTAGGACTTGAATGCAATGTTTGATGTCCATTGTGATCAATTCGTTTATAGTAAGCTTTGATGTGTTCATTCTTGCAAAACTCTACCATATGTTGTGTTTCAAAGCCATTCCTGTAGGACTAAACAAGACACGAGGCCAAAGGAAGAAGAAACGAAAAATCGAAGCGGACAGCAGGGGCCCACGCGTGGAAAATATACAAAGAGAATCCACGCGCGTGTCCATGCATGGACCCCCACGTGGGCGCGTTCAGTAAAGGGAAAACGGGAATGGCAAATGTTGAAGACTATTTAAAGCAAACCCCAATATTTGTGAAGGGGATCCTGATTTGTTAGGTCTTATTTTCCTCTTCCCTTAGGGGAATTTCCCCACCCTTAGTTCTAGATTCATAGATAGGGAAATTAGATTAGATCTAGAGTTGATTTTGAATTGAAGGTTGAAGGGTGTAATGTTGCTATCTCCTAAATTGGTAATCTCTACTCTATCTTTACATTTTCTTtagttttaattgcaatttccattttggtttttaattgtttttatattcccTTTTGTTTTAATTCTTGGAGTGATTAGCTAGCTTAGATTTGGGGGTTGGATGTTCCAATCTAGTTattatgtttgatttgattCAATTCTTCCATTGATTCTAGAAATGTTGATTTAGGGTTcttatatcttgtgtggttgatgtattttttgatttgcttctatttcctgccgggatagttagtgaagttagaggaagtataggttgcgcgATAGCGGGTCTACACGAGTCTTACTCggccacatccccgccctcgaTCCGGGAGGATGAGGCCCGGGAGGAGcggtagaccaagtgtttgttaaaatgccccatccgaatGAGGAACCGGCAATCCAAAGTGTGACACCACTCAGTGATGGTGCCATGGGCTCCCTTGATCGAatcctagttgcattgcctaaaACCCCGTtatagtatcaaacatgagacctagatatgGCATCTCTCTCCTTGTTTCCTTTCTTTGCATTTGTTCACCTCTTATCATATGACTTTCTAGTTCCTAAGTGATTCCTATAACTCTTGTCTTTTAACATCCCAAATGCCACAcacttgattcggttccaatttgtcatccttaaGAATACGACACTCGatgaacttcttctccgttttatcactttCCACCTCACCAAcgaaaaattattttatcaattttttatgagtataagagtaaaatagaattaatgaaatataaaaaaagattatataaattaaaaggaAACAACCCAACAAccaacaaacatatatataacgtttttattataaaatgttaaaattttcatatttttacatCCATTTTGTTACATTTGAATTTCTAGGTTGAATTCTTCATTTCTAATTGGTTTATAAAAACCTAGCAACCTCATCTGGAGAAAAATCCATTACAATCTCCATACCATAAACAAAAGGAGGTAACACTGTTTTAAGTCTTCGAGGACTAGTCGTTAACCCAGATTCgtccaaagaagaagaaggcgaAGGGACGAGCACATCATTATCATGGTTAACTGCTTTCTTAGAGCGAAGGTCCTCGATTTCCTCCTTGGAGTTCTCCAAAAGCCATTCTAGGGTTAAACCTGGTCTTTGGTGGCCAAGCAACTTCTTGAGTTCAAAGAATCGCTTAGAAAACTCACCAGGAAGTCGAATTCTCCTACCACGACCTATTCCACTTGATCGCCGATTGGTTTTTCTAGTCATTTTGGGTTTCTGTTCTTCCTCACTACTGACTCAGACATTTATATTCTGCCGACCACCTACCACCTTGAAAACATCaccattttatttattgattttctaaatttgcactctattttctaaatttgcaattttttttctaaatttgcaatttatataaatttcaaacatttaatatttaacCTTTTTTGGATATAATCttttataaacaatttaaatctaattaataatctTGGGCCACATGATCTCAATTAAAATTTACTAAATTTGGttcaaaataaagaaatcaaatgtaaaaaagtaaaataataaaaaaataaataatttcaaactttttttttaaaaaaataataatttcaaactaAACCAAAATTGGTCATTCTAATATTTATCTGAactaaatcaaaaataaaacaatttttttgtgAAATTGAACGTATTCTCGCATGAATATAGTTGTATGGTTTCGATTGTAGTAAAGTAATAGGATAAAGAGAAAGACAGAAATATAGAGGgaatcatcaattttttttattaatcatcCTTCAATACAATATATACAAGATATAAAAAGTTCTAATATAACTATAAGATTATTAAGGATGAAGAGGTATTGTCATAATATAATACATCTAGTAATatccacatatatttatttacaaaactcTCTCTTGGACATTACTATATATCATGCTTGTTGGTTTTTATCTCCCACGGAATGGTCGAACGGCGGGCCAACACCACCGAAAAATCGACTAATTCTGATAGAAAATTAGAGTAACCTTTCGGTCCTCTTTCGATTGATTAATCGCCTTTGAATACAATAAGTTGCTTATAAGTGTGCTAGATTGCTTGTGTCTCTCGACctagaacccctatttatacaagctaggaGGGATTTCTCCCTTAGGAAACTTCTAAATCAATTTTAGGAACTTTTTCCTTATTACACTTTAAGCACTTTCATAATCTATCTCGACCTTCCCTTCGTATCTCTTTCCTTCCACCACAAAACTGTTAGAGAAAATCCTCTCTGACAAtcggaaatacaagaaattggaaaacaaaaaacaaaacaaattacaaggaaaattaatccacgtaggattaaacAATTACTAATGATGAAGATACCACGCTGGGTTGAGTGGCCTTGGAAGTTGACGGGTGAACTGTATGGATttcggggtggttggaagcacgagtcgtgttgtcactgtccttaaaaccttatttaccgcctcccggggtgctggagcgttgcggcctaggtttcccaggataaaacgtgctacgatctgccgtttgagcacacaaacttggacccgGCGAACTAAAACATGGGATGAACGCAAATGGCTTGAAGGAAAGGATaagcagagttttgagggagaaagtgTTTCGTAGGTGTGTTCTTTGTAGCTTATTCTTCAAATCAGCTGCTtaccaacgaatatatagtgaaggatgggatcatagcattaaatctggcatttaatttcCCATGTGTAACCTTTCCTCCACTAGCGAAATATTAACACCCACTAACTAATCCACTAGCAAGAATTAACTCTGAAATGATGATTGGAATTAATAGATTTAATTCCGTAATGCCAAGAGTCATTTCTTTCACTGGATCCAGTAGGTGAACGGTCGCAGTTAGAGAGGTCACTAGAGTCGCGGTACGAGACATCGTTCCAatctgcgtaccttcgagacatcagcgctggttcgagacatcaagcagtGCAAGCTGCAAGACATCGTATCAGCTGCGAGACGTCGCGgaggtccgcgagacatcggaTGCGCGCGCCGACACGGGCTGCGcgacatcgcactcgcacgcgaGAGGTCGACTCCGTCCACaagacatcgaactacctctcgagaggtcaattcgtttgatgtctcgaacgagagatcagttcgatctcatgtggtctgagatggaaaactcgttcgaaaatatggcataacttagcccgcaaattttacggacgacattcgtgcccgcaggtgccggtgtacacgagtcaagccttttttaGGCTCAGTTTGgtatttgatttgcacccccctccccatgcgcgcgagagagagcctctatgccatacaagtcaattagctttaaaaagcttcttgtatttatagtggtgcaaatattcattcccaaccaatgtgggacaaagctacataagcttttccacacttgaattccatctcaaatgggtctactttgagaatcaatttctcattcacccattatccattttgagcgtataatatatcgatctcttcgtctaagaacgaagaacccgaatccactttgacccgacccaaaatcggaagtggacccacctatatttataccacaaaatggccacttaaaatgtcatttttagtgcaatttttcaacaatcccccacatgaatgaaaatgattttcaagggaatttttgaaatcggaaacaactgcgttcaacggtcgattcctgcatagcaaaggtaggtgtaaccctttgaaccttgcctcgtgagatctatttactctactggctgtacggtagaacgcgatgtctttgaaccgactgccgtttgtgtagacattgacaaatctcacacaggaaccttccaaccacgttttgttctcatgactgtgcccattttggtcgtgggacaccgttcctggttctgcaagagtttctaaagaattaagccccttcaattctcctttgaagcgaccctcacttctctctcagataggtgattctttctcgagtttcctgcaactcaacatatgtccatttgacattgcatacatagcatatgtcagatgacaatcgaatcattaaagcactagtgtgctagcctcgatcgggagtcactgttttaacgaggagtggtagggagtctggagacccccacagtgacacgctattccataatttagttgtcccattgaacctaggtgccagctaggttaggtatccactatggaatttttagtccaagggctttagacccattcctcgtgccaacttctcgacaacttctttgctcaaccctttggttagcagatccgctatattgtctattgacctcacgaagtcaatcgagacaacaccagttgcgaggagttgtttaatggtattatgtctacgacgcatatgtctagacttaccattataaatcTGACTCCGTACTctcccaattgttgcttgactatcacaatgcatacaaattggaggtacaggtctttcccaacttggaatatcttccaaaaaatggcgtagtcattcagcctcttcacaacACTTGTCCAAGGCAATCATTTCTGATTCCATTGTGGACCTAGCTATTACTGTCTGCTTGGAAGATTTTCATGCAACggctgcaccggctagtgtaaacacataaccactcgtggatttagaatccttaatgtCAGATATTCAGCTAGCAtcgctatacccttcaagtacagCGGGATATCTTACATAGTGCAGTCCGAGATCACGACTGTACCTCAAGTATCTCATGACCCTTACTATTGCCTTCCAGTGAATCACACCGGGATTGCTAGTATACTTGCTAAGTTTACTAACAGCAAAGGCAATATCCGGCcgtgtacaactcataagatacaCCAGGCTACCAATTACccgagcatattctacttgagagaTACACTCTCTGTGGTTCTTGATTAATTGAACATTTGTATCGAATGGTGTATtagccaattgattatcatccttgttaaatttttcaaggattttatcaacataatgagattagctcaacacaagaccatcaggtcttttaatgattttaatcccgaggattaaatcagccaaacccatatccttcatgtcaaatcttgcatttaacatgttattggtagacttgatcattcgatcattactaccaatgatgagtatatcatccacatataaaccAAGAATGACATAACCATCTACCGTTTCCTTAACGTATATacatttgtcactttcgtttattttGAACCCATAAGTTAACATTGagtggtcaaacttctcgtgccattgcttaggcgcttgtttcaaaccatagagcgatttaactaatttacgtactttcttttcttggcccggaaccacaaacccttcgggttgatccatatagatttcctcatctaattcgccatttaagaaagctgttttcacatccatttgatgaacttccaaattccgcaatgcggctatggcaaggatcatcctaatggagtttattctcgtcacaggagaatacgtatcgaagtaatcaaggccttctcgttgcctgtaacccttgattagaagtctagccttatacttctcgatggaaccatccggattcattttccttttaaagacccacttggatcctaaaggtttacaccctggaggaagatcaacaagttcccaagtgtgattctgtaggatagaatccacttcacttttgatcGCTTCCTTCCACATTAGACCCTCCGTTGAAGTCACAGCTTCTTTATAAGTCCGAGGTTCGTTTTCAATCAAACAAGAGAGAAAATctggttcattttctatcaaacaagttagagtattcgaatcatactctaacaagtaagttagaaaatcgGGACCatatgatttttcaactctcgcccATTTATTACGTCTCGGCTCGGGCTCGGGTTCTTCCTCAGAATACCCGACACCATTGTCCATAGTAAGATCAACCTCTCGAAGTGATGTATCTGGTCCGTCCATCTCTCGAAGTGACATAATCAGTccgtcgacctctcgaagtgacataCTTGGTATGttgacctctcgaagtgacataCTTGGTCTGTCAACCTCTCGAAGTGGCGTACTAGGTCTTTCGTCagacctacaaggaaatacattttcaaagaaacttgcattccttgattcaattatagtgttcttaTGTACGTCCGGATTATGGGATTCGTGTACTAAGAACCAATAAGCACTATTGttgtgtgcatatccaataaagatacaatccaccgtcttaggacctatctttattttcttaggtgttggaaccaaaactttggcaagacacccccacactttgaggtattggtaggaaggtttcctacctttccacagctcataaggagtcttatcgagcttcttgtgatgtaccttatttaaaaggtaattacttgtcaaaatcgcctcaccccacatgctttgaggtaggcccgaacttataagcatcgcattcatcatctctttcaatgtacgattcttacgttcggcaacaccattcgattgaggtgcgtaaggtgcagtacgctcgtgtattattccaacactcgcacagaagtcaccgataggtacttcgtactcaccacctctatcgcttctaacctttttaatctttcgattaagttggttttccacttcatccttataaagaatgaatttttccttggcttcgtctttgttctttagcaaatacacatagcaaaaacgtgtgcaatcatcgataaacgtgataaaatatttattaccacctctcgtttgaatcgatctaaaatcgcacaaatcGCTATGTACCAATTCTAGTGGCTCAGTCTCCCTTTCAATCGATTTGAAGGGAGTTTTagttagttttgcctcaacacaaatttcgcacttatttgtattaacttgaaaattagggatatggttcatgctaattaatctacgcatagaattgaaattaacatgacctagtctaccatgccacaaattggaagactcaagcaagtaaacggaattaactttgcttttattgataatcggcattacattgagcttaaaaagccCGTCAGTTACATAACCcttaccaacaaacatccctaactttgacaaaactactttgtccgattcgaagaccatcttgaatcCATGCTTGTTCAACAACGAACCAGAAACAAGATTCTTCCTAAGGTCCAGAACATACAAAACATTATTCAATGTTAGTTCCTTCCCGGAAGTCATCTTCAGAATCACCTTGCCCACGCCCTCAACATTGGACTGAGCAGAGTTTCCCATCCAGACCTTCTCACCCTCAATGGCTTCAAAGGTGCTGAACATCTCCCGGTTACAGCATAGATGTTTCGTTGCACCGGTGTCGATGAACCACTCGCGTGGGTTGGAGCCCACCAGGTTCACCTCCGTGACCATAGCCGAAAGGCTAATCTCCGCCACTTTTTGGCTCATATCACCAACCATGTTGGCTTCAGAacccttgttctttttctttggagCCTTGCACTCCATGGACTTGTTGCCCGTCTTGCTACAATTGTAGCATTTCCCTTGGAACTTGCCCTTGGAAACACCACCTTTCGGACCCAGCTTTTTCTTGCCCTTCTTGGCCTTCTTAGAGCTTTGCCCGTGCTCCACCACGCTGGCTTTGGCACCTCCCACGAGAGGTCCTCTTCCATCACTGGTCTTGTTCCCTTCCTCAACACGAAGTCGCTGGATCAGGTCCTCCAGACTCATCTCATTTCGCTTGTGCTTCAGGTAGTTCTGatcttgaagtccttccatcctAGAGGCAGCAAGTGGATCATGGACGCCACTTGGAAGGCTTCACTGATTGGCATGCCCTCGTCACGAATCTCGTCAAAGAGTAATTGCAACTCTTCAACTTGACTAAGCACGGTTTTTGAATCCACCATCTTGAAATCAAACAACCtgccaacaacaaatttcttgGCCCCGGCGTCCTCGCTTCGGTACTTGTGGTCCAAAGCTTCCCACAGTGCCTTAGCCGAGCCAATTTTACGATAAACATCGTAAAGGGAGTCAACCAACCCattcagaatgtagttgcgACAAAGGAAGTCAGAATCCTTCCAAAGCCCAACCGCCATTACAGAATGAGGGTCTTGTTCCTTCACCACTGGAACCGtctcggtcaagaaccttgACAAGCCGAGAGTAGCGAGGTAAAAcagcatcttttgctgccacctctTGAAAAAAGCTCCCGAAAACTTGTCTGGGTTTTCAGCCGCCGAACCACTTGGTACTGTAGGTACCCTCATCGTGGGGATATACCCCTCCGAACTGACACCCCCTTGTGAACCTACGTTCACTGGTGCCTAGGACTGTGCAACATTGTTGCCGTTCCCCCCGCTGTTGTTTTCAACAACATTAGGATTTTCATCCCCAAGGTTGGCTACTGGCAACacgttttccatttctttccagAAATCCGAGAGttagaaggagaagaagaaataaggttttaagaatGTTAGAGAAAATCCTCTCTGACAAtcggaaatacaagaaattggaaaacgaaaaacaaaacaaattacaaggaaaattaatccacgtaggattaaacAATTACTAATGATGAAGATACCACGCTGGGTTGAGTGGCCTTGGAAGTTGACGGGTAAACTGTATGGACTTCGGGGTGgctggaagcacgagtcgtgttgtaactgtccttaaaaccttatttaccgcctcccggggtgctggagcgttgcggcctaggtttcccaggataaaacgtgctacgatccgccgtttgagcacacaaacttggacccggcgaactaaaacgtgggatgaacgcagatggcttgaaggaaaggATAAGTagagttttgagggagaaagtgTTTCATAGGTTGTTCTTTGTAGCTTATTCTTCAAATCAGCTGCTtaccaacgaatatatagtgaaggatgggaccatagcattaaatctggcatttaatttcCCATGTGTAACCTTTCCCCCACTAGCGAAATATTAACACCCACTAACTAATCCACCTTTCCCCCACTAGCGAAATATTAACACCCACTAACCCACTAACTAATCCACCTTTCCCCCACTAGCGAAATATTAACACCCACTAACTAATCCACTAGCAAGAATTAACTCTGAAATGATGATTGGAATTAATAGATTTAATTCCGTAATGCCAAGAGTCATTTCTTTCACTGGATCCAGTAGGTGAACGGTCGCAGTTAGAGAGGTCACTGGAGTCGCGGTACGAGACATCGGATGTCGCGGCGCGACATCGACTCCGTCCGCaagacatcgaactacctctccAGTAGGTGAACGGTCGCAGTTAGAGAGGTCGCAGTTAGAGAGGTCACTGGAGTCGCGGTACGATGTGTGCAAGCTGCGAGACATCGGATGCGCGACATCGACTCCGTCCGCaagacatcgaactacctctcgagaggttAGTGCGGGTCGCGGTACGATGTGTGCAAGCTGCGAGACATCGGATGCGCGACATCGACTCCGTCCGCaagacatcgaactacctctcgagaggttagttcgtgcccgcaggtgccggcgtacacgagtcaagccttttcagactcagtttgggatttgatttgcaccccccccctgcgcgcgagagagagcctctatgtcatacaagtcaattagctttaaaaagcttcttgtatttatagtggtgcaaatattcattcccaaccaatgtgggacaaagctacataagcttttccacacttgaattccatctcaaatgggtctactttgagaatcaatttctcattcacccattatccattttgagcgtataatatattgatctcttcgtctaagaacgaagaacccgaatccactttgacccgacccaaaatcagaagtggacccacctatatttataccacaaaatggccacttaaaatgccatttttagtgctattttccaacaaaAACTCCCTTTAGGAAACTTCCATATCGGCCTACTTCACCCCACCTTTCCTACACCGCCTTTCTTGCACCGCCTTTCCTTCCCCAACCCCTCCTAGGTCAGTTCGGTCCGACTTACCTTCTTCTTACTTCTTTGGGCCGACCTTTCCTCCATggaatagagcgattccgcttcaattatttgttgggttatttgagtactctctttgtcaaccaatccctaagtagttaatataattagtttcaaattattttaaaattttttttcatagtattaataaaat from Ipomoea triloba cultivar NCNSP0323 chromosome 7, ASM357664v1 encodes:
- the LOC116024214 gene encoding transcription factor TCP7-like codes for the protein MTRKTNRRSSGIGRGRRIRLPGEFSKRFFELKKLLGHQRPGLTLEWLLENSKEEIEDLRSKKAVNHDNDVLVPSPSSSLDESGLTTSPRRLKTVLPPFVYGMEIVMDFSPDEVARFL